The following coding sequences are from one Scomber scombrus chromosome 20, fScoSco1.1, whole genome shotgun sequence window:
- the zfhx2 gene encoding zinc finger homeobox protein 4 isoform X2: MPDWQPTITGEESGEKVSSESNGAAEWLCPLCQKGQPDRSSLSLHLTKQHSVLPTCVDRLLDIAVLKQSASGGKEDKGALKSSDAVLSQLKPAEDVSSDPCQSSERSDATQTLRDKEMEEERINEQEGGEAERQPEEEGNKLTGAKQQNAAENTEIPDASEKSVGKNSVPAANNTRSFKCNACLESFPSRTALSVHYNSASHIQRMTTGSAKQGGENDLQNTSVPVLSRPYISNKPYQCAICRVSYNHAITLESHMKSVLHQTRSRNAGIVANAANSAVATGLGGSVNSAPNTVVSTSGNGTSQLVTTTNCAAPGTLMVTTTKAGEQIQTTQMAPSLLTSPVASAQAVSAFLTLLTSSPNTLSHSLLPSLFAAGAAPGAAATQLVPQPQMVMPLILNGLQAQTQQHPENQQGQLLTQCVPFVGLSTAQQALLTQRLNSLQNQWPSTGLTTNIQSCPEEQKQSVNSEREQEKQDSDGTVEEKVSDQIKDRVKWTTVNIKTEKVEEEDSREFAQDLKIESKVKSESNGDNGKAHRDGTTDGESSTNQMDLEGDKASSLNLSPAGPEKSLHNNNLSPSASMPSNSSLSPLNLNLTLSPDSTPQKPHSGTSPCGSLGTPKTSPSTNALTNNQTRPNCNTMASIYPDLPVLSEFQSEVLWAFFESRSEADAASPPREDCEALGREVGLSEEEVRRWLSQARHAKQRQRATEMLNLQGLAGFTRNAQSSDNDFDDEENSLIIAEGEDDAEASGSQAIDLSSTKGKRRQRDFGREGQGDSCLTSDSENEVYTSVIVSDEESQNGSLREGPESPAKDETQREVHGDKGSVGGKVLRSTTVFLSDAEDEYEDEEVGGGPRSKRKKRKGEFECDEVEVKKERQDPDVDLELEAQGDPPSSQSHSMDQIPSGALHTLPLSLASFSTQFLSPYVLSLTPSMVGDGSKVPIFPNPPTITRFSSSLLSQTLSSHNQTSHYLSNGGDCESALDLSMGKNNSKSATSSSSLADKIAAQKGQLLDGLGLRPTSKGLVVVQVKPESVTAMSSSNSSTSLVNCNNLTRSSIYMRAAEKMNATLLEREREKEKEKEREQDQQQRKSKGKRYRDMRRSRTIIQAEQLDILYGCYFKDPNPGKHEFEQISEWVHLPKKVVQIWFQNMRARERKGEVRFISDGTLAAVGKPLIKFTWPLSKPIFSNKPAGNNTGCITTTPIVRTLIKTERDPVKELGKPALVKKITPVPIKPKEFVSSTTVSPVSSSASAVPKTKLETTSNVTMVKVAPKVNPPVLLPPPKDPVPIAPRPSQKRKLDEESEEEKTDEEKDHDNEMGPAPWTTNRMVPKLPSTPINNRPSGTTVVPQKQNGLNYWTPKVPIKINTLSREQLALPTHTTPRTIPPPPTPSIAPVSPNTPSSAKVASPSTPAVAKSGPTENSFLIHSSSRRPRTHLSCLQLSILQSCYETCAHPNALECEAIGTELNLPLKVVQIWFQNTRAKEKRWRLQQEKMSPLSGGKVDMSSGSYLQYNALKANRPILPKPVQLTVTDPPASPVAGQSVPKETLTGRCDACNISFESRAAARDHVFSPRHLKTLRTTNFGQPPTLVNKNGTANSGPGSTVPSPQVSHSTQVTSSGAGSGGDMIIESPPPTATSNS; encoded by the exons ATGCCCGATTGGCAGCCCACAATCACAGGG gAGGAGTCTGGAGAGAAGGTGAGCAGTGAAAGCAATGGAGCAGCTGAGTGGCTGTGCCCCCTGTGCCAAAAAGGGCAACCAGACAGATCCTCCCTGTCTCTACATCTCACTAAGCAACACAGTGTACTTCCAACTTGTGTCGACAGACTTCTGGACATT GCTGTTCTAAAACAGAGTGCCAGCGGAGGGAAAGAGGACAAAGGTGCTCTAAAGTCTTCAG ACGCTGTATTGTCACAACTGAAGCCTGCTGAAGACGTCAGTTCAGACCCCTGCCAATCAAGTGAGCGTTCAGACGCTACCCAGACGCTCAGAGAcaaagagatggaggaagagagaataAATGAACAGGAGGGAGGTGAAGCTGAGCGACAGCCAGAAGAGGAGGGAAATAAACTCACAGGAGCCAAACAGCAAAATGCAGCTGAAAATACAGAAATCCCAGACGCTAGTGAAAAGTCAGTTGGTAAAAACAGTGTGCCAGCTGCAAATAACACCCGGTCGTTCAAATGTAATGCTTGCCTGGAATCCTTTCCCAGCAGAACTGCCTTGAGCGTTCATTACAACTCTGCATCCCACATTCAGAGGATGACAACAGGCTCTGCAAAACAAGGTGGGGAAAATGATCTCCAAAATACTTCAGTACCTGTCCTGTCTCGGCCATATATATCAAACAAACCCTACCAGTGTGCTATATGTCGAGTCTCTTACAATCATGCCATCACCCTCGAGAGCCATATGAAATCCGTCTTGCACCAGACCCGCAGCAGAAATGCTGGTATCGTTGCAAATGCTGCAAACAGTGCAGTGGCCACTGGTTTAGGAGGCAGCGTCAACAGTGCTCCAAACACTGTAGTGAGCACATCTGGAAATGGAACCAGTCAGTTAGTTACCACCACCAACTGTGCAGCTCCTGGGACCTTGATGGTGACTACTACAAAAGCTGGGGAGCAGATCCAAACAACACAAATGGCTCCCTCTCTCCTCACATCCCCTGTGGCCTCAGCTCAGGCAGTTTCAGCCTTTCTCACCCTCCTCACATCTAGTCCCAACACCCTCTCAcactccctcctcccctccttgtTTGCGGCCGGTGCTGCTCCTGGTGCCGCCGCGACTCAGCTTGTGCCTCAACCTCAGATGGTCATGCCCTTGATCTTGAATGGGCTCCAAGCCCAAACCCAGCAGCACCCAGAAAACCAGCAAGGCCAGCTCCTTACCCAGTGTGTGCCATTCGTAGGTCTCAGCACAGCCCAGCAAGCCCTCCTGACCCAAAGACTTAACAGCTTACAGAACCAGTGGCCCTCTACAGGACTAACTACAAACATACAGTCCTGCCCGGAAGAGCAAAAGCAAAGTGTAAACAGTGAGAGAGAACAGGAGAAGCAGGACAGTGATGGTACAGTTGAAGAGAAGGTCTCAGATCAGATCAAGGACAGGGTTAAGTGGACTACAGTGAACATTAAAACTGAGAAAGTTGAGGAAGAGGACAGTAGAGAATTTGCACAAGATCTTAAAATAGAAAGTAAGGTGAAGAGTGAGAGTAATGGAGACAATGGGAAGGCACATAGAGATGGCACAACAGATGGAGAGAGCTCGACTAATCAGATGGACCTGGAAGGTGATAAAGCATCTAGCCTGAATCTTTCCCCAGCAGGCCCAGAGAAGAGCCTCCACAATAACAACCTCTCGCCTTCTGCATCTATGCCCAGCAACTCAAGCCTCAGTCCTTTAAATTTGAACCTTACACTTAGCCCTGATTCAACTCCTCAAAAGCCACATTCTGGCACTAGCCCTTGTGGTTCTCTTGGCACCCCAAAAACCAGCCCGAGTACAAATGCCTTAACTAACAACCAAACTCGGCCCAATTGTAATACAATGGCATCCATTTATCCAGACCTTCCAGTGTTGTCAGAGTTTCAGTCGGAGGTTCTTTGGGCGTTCTTTGAGTCACGAAGTGAGGCTGATGCCGCAAGTCCTCCCCGTGAGGACTGTGAGGCGCTGGGAAGAGAGGTAGGGCTTTCCGAAGAAGAGGTGCGTAGGTGGCTGAGCCAAGCCCGACATGCTAAACAGAGGCAGAGGGCAACAGAGATGCTAAACCTGCAAGGCTTGGCAGGGTTCACAAGAAATGCTCAAAGTTCTGACAATGACTTTGATGATGAGGAAAACTCACTGATTATAGCAGAAGGTGAGGATGACGCAGAAGCTTCAGGTAGTCAGGCAATCGATCTGTCTAGTACAAAAGGGAAGCGCAGGCAGAGAGATTTTGGAAGAGAGGGTCAGGGAGATTCCTGTCTGACTTCTGACTCAGAAAATGAGGTCTACACCTCTGTCATTGTTTCAGATGAGGAAAGTCAGAATGGGTCTTTGAGGGAGGGTCCTGAGAGCCCTGCTAAAGATGAAACACAGCGGGAGGTCCATGGTGACAAGGGGTCAGTTGGAGGAAAGGTCTTGCGCTCCACaactgtgtttctctctgatgCAGAGGATGAGTATGAAGATGAGGAGGTGGGAGGGGGTCCAAGATccaagagaaaaaagagaaagggggagTTTGAGTGCGATGAGGTGGAGGTGAAGAAGGAGAGACAGGACCCAGATGTTGATCTTGAGTTAGAGGCCCAAGGGGATCCTCCAAGCTCACAGTCCCACTCCATGGACCAGATTCCAAGTGGCGCTCTCCACACACTTCCTCTATCTCTCGCTTCCTTTTCCACTCAGTTCCTCAGCCCTTATGTCCTCTCTCTTACTCCATCAATGGTTGGAGATGGGAGCAAAGTACCCATCTTTCCTAACCCACCAACCATCACACGCTTCTCCAGCTCTCTTCTCTCACAGACTCTCTCTTCACACAACCAAACTTCTCACTACTTGTCCAATGGTGGTGACTGTGAGTCTGCTCTGGATCTCAGCATGGggaaaaacaattcaaaatcTGCTACTTCCTCATCATCTCTGGCTGATAAAATTGCAGCACAGAAGGGACAGTTACTGGATGGGCTTGGCCTGAGGCCCACATCCAAAGGTCTTGTTGTCGTCCAGGTTAAACCTGAATCTGTTACTGCCATGTCCTCTTCCAACAGCAGTACGAGTCTGGTCAACTGCAATAACTTGACAAGATCTAGTATTTACATGAGGGCAGCAGAAAAAATGAATGCCACGTTATTAGAAAGGGAgcgagaaaaggagaaagagaaggagagggagcagGATCAGCAGCAGAGAAAGTCCAAAGGAAAAAGGTATCGAGATATGCGGCGGTCAAGGACCATCATTCAAGCTGAACAACTTGACATACTGTATGGCTGCTATTTCAAAGACCCAAACCCTGGGAAACATGAGTTTGAACAGATTTCTGAATGGGTCCACCTCCCAAAGAAGGTTGTTCAGATTTGGTTCCAGAACATGAGGGCGAGGGAACGCAAGGGTGAAGTCCGATTCATCAGTGACGGGACCCTGGCAGCAGTTGGCAAGCCCCTCATCAAATTTACTTGGCCTCTTTCCAAACCTATATTTTCCAACAAGCCTGCTGGAAACAATACTGGATGCATCACAACTACTCCAATTGTGCGCACCCTCATCAAGACAGAGCGAGATCCTGTGAAGGAGCTGGGAAAACCAgctctggtaaaaaaaataacccCAGTTCCCATCAAGCCTAAGGAGTTTGTTTCCTCTACCACAGTCTCTCCTGTGAGCAGCAGTGCCTCTGCAGTGCCAAAGACCAAGCTCGAAACCACCAGCAATGTCACTATGGTCAAAGTTGCGCCCAAAGTCAACCCCCCTGTCCTTTTACCACCACCCAAGGATCCCGTCCCCATTGCCCCACGGCCGTCCCAGAAGCGTAAGCTAGATGAGGAGAGCGAGGAGGAAAAGACTGATGAAGAGAAAGACCATGACAATGAGATGGGTCCTGCACCATGGACCACTAACCGCATGGTACCCAAGCTTCCCTCAACTCCTATCAACAACAGGCCTTCTGGCACCACAGTGGTGCCACAAAAACAGAATGGGCTTAACTACTGGACTCCCAAAGTCCCTATTAAGATCAACACCTTATCGAGAGAACAACTGGCCCTTCCCACACACACGACTCCTCGTAccatcccccctcctcccaccccAAGCATTGCACCAGTCAGCCCGAATACCCCTAGTTCTGCCAAAGTGGCCAGCCCATCCACCCCGGCTGTAGCTAAATCAGGTCCaacagaaaacagctttctGATCCACTCATCCAGCCGTAGGCCACGCACACACTTGTCCTGCCTACAACTGTCCATTTTGCAGTCCTGTTACGAGACCTGTGCCCACCCTAACGCCCTGGAGTGTGAGGCCATTGGCACCGAGCTCAACCTGCCGCTCAAGGTGGTGCAGATCTGGTTCCAAAACACCAGAGCCAAGGAGAAGCGCTGGAGACTGCAGCAAGAGAAAATG TCACCTCTGTCAGGTGGGAAAGTGGACATGAGCTCAGGAAGCTACCTGCAGTACAACGCTCTCAAAGCCAATCGTCCCATTCTGCCCAAACCCGTTCAGCTGACAGTTACTGATCCTCCAGCTTCCCCAGTGGCCGGCCAGTCTGTGCCAAAGGAGACCCTGACGGGCCGCTGTGATGCCTGCAACATCTCTTTTGAATCCCGGGCTGCAGCAAGAGACCACGTCTTCTCCCCACGTCATCTGAAAACCCTGAGAACCACTAACTTTGGTCAGCCGCCGACGCTCGTCAACAAGAACGGAACCGCTAACAGCGGACCTGGCAGCACTGTGCCGAGCCCGCAGGTCTCTCATTCCACTCAAGTAACCAGCTCTGGTGCTGGTTCTGGAGGGGATATGATTATTGAGTCGCCTCCACCGACGGCCACCAGCAACAGTTAA
- the zfhx2 gene encoding zinc finger homeobox protein 4 isoform X4, translated as MEEERINEQEGGEAERQPEEEGNKLTGAKQQNAAENTEIPDASEKSVGKNSVPAANNTRSFKCNACLESFPSRTALSVHYNSASHIQRMTTGSAKQGGENDLQNTSVPVLSRPYISNKPYQCAICRVSYNHAITLESHMKSVLHQTRSRNAGIVANAANSAVATGLGGSVNSAPNTVVSTSGNGTSQLVTTTNCAAPGTLMVTTTKAGEQIQTTQMAPSLLTSPVASAQAVSAFLTLLTSSPNTLSHSLLPSLFAAGAAPGAAATQLVPQPQMVMPLILNGLQAQTQQHPENQQGQLLTQCVPFVGLSTAQQALLTQRLNSLQNQWPSTGLTTNIQSCPEEQKQSVNSEREQEKQDSDGTVEEKVSDQIKDRVKWTTVNIKTEKVEEEDSREFAQDLKIESKVKSESNGDNGKAHRDGTTDGESSTNQMDLEGDKASSLNLSPAGPEKSLHNNNLSPSASMPSNSSLSPLNLNLTLSPDSTPQKPHSGTSPCGSLGTPKTSPSTNALTNNQTRPNCNTMASIYPDLPVLSEFQSEVLWAFFESRSEADAASPPREDCEALGREVGLSEEEVRRWLSQARHAKQRQRATEMLNLQGLAGFTRNAQSSDNDFDDEENSLIIAEGEDDAEASGSQAIDLSSTKGKRRQRDFGREGQGDSCLTSDSENEVYTSVIVSDEESQNGSLREGPESPAKDETQREVHGDKGSVGGKVLRSTTVFLSDAEDEYEDEEVGGGPRSKRKKRKGEFECDEVEVKKERQDPDVDLELEAQGDPPSSQSHSMDQIPSGALHTLPLSLASFSTQFLSPYVLSLTPSMVGDGSKVPIFPNPPTITRFSSSLLSQTLSSHNQTSHYLSNGGDCESALDLSMGKNNSKSATSSSSLADKIAAQKGQLLDGLGLRPTSKGLVVVQVKPESVTAMSSSNSSTSLVNCNNLTRSSIYMRAAEKMNATLLEREREKEKEKEREQDQQQRKSKGKRYRDMRRSRTIIQAEQLDILYGCYFKDPNPGKHEFEQISEWVHLPKKVVQIWFQNMRARERKGEVRFISDGTLAAVGKPLIKFTWPLSKPIFSNKPAGNNTGCITTTPIVRTLIKTERDPVKELGKPALVKKITPVPIKPKEFVSSTTVSPVSSSASAVPKTKLETTSNVTMVKVAPKVNPPVLLPPPKDPVPIAPRPSQKRKLDEESEEEKTDEEKDHDNEMGPAPWTTNRMVPKLPSTPINNRPSGTTVVPQKQNGLNYWTPKVPIKINTLSREQLALPTHTTPRTIPPPPTPSIAPVSPNTPSSAKVASPSTPAVAKSGPTENSFLIHSSSRRPRTHLSCLQLSILQSCYETCAHPNALECEAIGTELNLPLKVVQIWFQNTRAKEKRWRLQQEKMSPLSGGKVDMSSGSYLQYNALKANRPILPKPVQLTVTDPPASPVAGQSVPKETLTGRCDACNISFESRAAARDHVFSPRHLKTLRTTNFGQPPTLVNKNGTANSGPGSTVPSPQVSHSTQVTSSGAGSGGDMIIESPPPTATSNS; from the exons atggaggaagagagaataAATGAACAGGAGGGAGGTGAAGCTGAGCGACAGCCAGAAGAGGAGGGAAATAAACTCACAGGAGCCAAACAGCAAAATGCAGCTGAAAATACAGAAATCCCAGACGCTAGTGAAAAGTCAGTTGGTAAAAACAGTGTGCCAGCTGCAAATAACACCCGGTCGTTCAAATGTAATGCTTGCCTGGAATCCTTTCCCAGCAGAACTGCCTTGAGCGTTCATTACAACTCTGCATCCCACATTCAGAGGATGACAACAGGCTCTGCAAAACAAGGTGGGGAAAATGATCTCCAAAATACTTCAGTACCTGTCCTGTCTCGGCCATATATATCAAACAAACCCTACCAGTGTGCTATATGTCGAGTCTCTTACAATCATGCCATCACCCTCGAGAGCCATATGAAATCCGTCTTGCACCAGACCCGCAGCAGAAATGCTGGTATCGTTGCAAATGCTGCAAACAGTGCAGTGGCCACTGGTTTAGGAGGCAGCGTCAACAGTGCTCCAAACACTGTAGTGAGCACATCTGGAAATGGAACCAGTCAGTTAGTTACCACCACCAACTGTGCAGCTCCTGGGACCTTGATGGTGACTACTACAAAAGCTGGGGAGCAGATCCAAACAACACAAATGGCTCCCTCTCTCCTCACATCCCCTGTGGCCTCAGCTCAGGCAGTTTCAGCCTTTCTCACCCTCCTCACATCTAGTCCCAACACCCTCTCAcactccctcctcccctccttgtTTGCGGCCGGTGCTGCTCCTGGTGCCGCCGCGACTCAGCTTGTGCCTCAACCTCAGATGGTCATGCCCTTGATCTTGAATGGGCTCCAAGCCCAAACCCAGCAGCACCCAGAAAACCAGCAAGGCCAGCTCCTTACCCAGTGTGTGCCATTCGTAGGTCTCAGCACAGCCCAGCAAGCCCTCCTGACCCAAAGACTTAACAGCTTACAGAACCAGTGGCCCTCTACAGGACTAACTACAAACATACAGTCCTGCCCGGAAGAGCAAAAGCAAAGTGTAAACAGTGAGAGAGAACAGGAGAAGCAGGACAGTGATGGTACAGTTGAAGAGAAGGTCTCAGATCAGATCAAGGACAGGGTTAAGTGGACTACAGTGAACATTAAAACTGAGAAAGTTGAGGAAGAGGACAGTAGAGAATTTGCACAAGATCTTAAAATAGAAAGTAAGGTGAAGAGTGAGAGTAATGGAGACAATGGGAAGGCACATAGAGATGGCACAACAGATGGAGAGAGCTCGACTAATCAGATGGACCTGGAAGGTGATAAAGCATCTAGCCTGAATCTTTCCCCAGCAGGCCCAGAGAAGAGCCTCCACAATAACAACCTCTCGCCTTCTGCATCTATGCCCAGCAACTCAAGCCTCAGTCCTTTAAATTTGAACCTTACACTTAGCCCTGATTCAACTCCTCAAAAGCCACATTCTGGCACTAGCCCTTGTGGTTCTCTTGGCACCCCAAAAACCAGCCCGAGTACAAATGCCTTAACTAACAACCAAACTCGGCCCAATTGTAATACAATGGCATCCATTTATCCAGACCTTCCAGTGTTGTCAGAGTTTCAGTCGGAGGTTCTTTGGGCGTTCTTTGAGTCACGAAGTGAGGCTGATGCCGCAAGTCCTCCCCGTGAGGACTGTGAGGCGCTGGGAAGAGAGGTAGGGCTTTCCGAAGAAGAGGTGCGTAGGTGGCTGAGCCAAGCCCGACATGCTAAACAGAGGCAGAGGGCAACAGAGATGCTAAACCTGCAAGGCTTGGCAGGGTTCACAAGAAATGCTCAAAGTTCTGACAATGACTTTGATGATGAGGAAAACTCACTGATTATAGCAGAAGGTGAGGATGACGCAGAAGCTTCAGGTAGTCAGGCAATCGATCTGTCTAGTACAAAAGGGAAGCGCAGGCAGAGAGATTTTGGAAGAGAGGGTCAGGGAGATTCCTGTCTGACTTCTGACTCAGAAAATGAGGTCTACACCTCTGTCATTGTTTCAGATGAGGAAAGTCAGAATGGGTCTTTGAGGGAGGGTCCTGAGAGCCCTGCTAAAGATGAAACACAGCGGGAGGTCCATGGTGACAAGGGGTCAGTTGGAGGAAAGGTCTTGCGCTCCACaactgtgtttctctctgatgCAGAGGATGAGTATGAAGATGAGGAGGTGGGAGGGGGTCCAAGATccaagagaaaaaagagaaagggggagTTTGAGTGCGATGAGGTGGAGGTGAAGAAGGAGAGACAGGACCCAGATGTTGATCTTGAGTTAGAGGCCCAAGGGGATCCTCCAAGCTCACAGTCCCACTCCATGGACCAGATTCCAAGTGGCGCTCTCCACACACTTCCTCTATCTCTCGCTTCCTTTTCCACTCAGTTCCTCAGCCCTTATGTCCTCTCTCTTACTCCATCAATGGTTGGAGATGGGAGCAAAGTACCCATCTTTCCTAACCCACCAACCATCACACGCTTCTCCAGCTCTCTTCTCTCACAGACTCTCTCTTCACACAACCAAACTTCTCACTACTTGTCCAATGGTGGTGACTGTGAGTCTGCTCTGGATCTCAGCATGGggaaaaacaattcaaaatcTGCTACTTCCTCATCATCTCTGGCTGATAAAATTGCAGCACAGAAGGGACAGTTACTGGATGGGCTTGGCCTGAGGCCCACATCCAAAGGTCTTGTTGTCGTCCAGGTTAAACCTGAATCTGTTACTGCCATGTCCTCTTCCAACAGCAGTACGAGTCTGGTCAACTGCAATAACTTGACAAGATCTAGTATTTACATGAGGGCAGCAGAAAAAATGAATGCCACGTTATTAGAAAGGGAgcgagaaaaggagaaagagaaggagagggagcagGATCAGCAGCAGAGAAAGTCCAAAGGAAAAAGGTATCGAGATATGCGGCGGTCAAGGACCATCATTCAAGCTGAACAACTTGACATACTGTATGGCTGCTATTTCAAAGACCCAAACCCTGGGAAACATGAGTTTGAACAGATTTCTGAATGGGTCCACCTCCCAAAGAAGGTTGTTCAGATTTGGTTCCAGAACATGAGGGCGAGGGAACGCAAGGGTGAAGTCCGATTCATCAGTGACGGGACCCTGGCAGCAGTTGGCAAGCCCCTCATCAAATTTACTTGGCCTCTTTCCAAACCTATATTTTCCAACAAGCCTGCTGGAAACAATACTGGATGCATCACAACTACTCCAATTGTGCGCACCCTCATCAAGACAGAGCGAGATCCTGTGAAGGAGCTGGGAAAACCAgctctggtaaaaaaaataacccCAGTTCCCATCAAGCCTAAGGAGTTTGTTTCCTCTACCACAGTCTCTCCTGTGAGCAGCAGTGCCTCTGCAGTGCCAAAGACCAAGCTCGAAACCACCAGCAATGTCACTATGGTCAAAGTTGCGCCCAAAGTCAACCCCCCTGTCCTTTTACCACCACCCAAGGATCCCGTCCCCATTGCCCCACGGCCGTCCCAGAAGCGTAAGCTAGATGAGGAGAGCGAGGAGGAAAAGACTGATGAAGAGAAAGACCATGACAATGAGATGGGTCCTGCACCATGGACCACTAACCGCATGGTACCCAAGCTTCCCTCAACTCCTATCAACAACAGGCCTTCTGGCACCACAGTGGTGCCACAAAAACAGAATGGGCTTAACTACTGGACTCCCAAAGTCCCTATTAAGATCAACACCTTATCGAGAGAACAACTGGCCCTTCCCACACACACGACTCCTCGTAccatcccccctcctcccaccccAAGCATTGCACCAGTCAGCCCGAATACCCCTAGTTCTGCCAAAGTGGCCAGCCCATCCACCCCGGCTGTAGCTAAATCAGGTCCaacagaaaacagctttctGATCCACTCATCCAGCCGTAGGCCACGCACACACTTGTCCTGCCTACAACTGTCCATTTTGCAGTCCTGTTACGAGACCTGTGCCCACCCTAACGCCCTGGAGTGTGAGGCCATTGGCACCGAGCTCAACCTGCCGCTCAAGGTGGTGCAGATCTGGTTCCAAAACACCAGAGCCAAGGAGAAGCGCTGGAGACTGCAGCAAGAGAAAATG TCACCTCTGTCAGGTGGGAAAGTGGACATGAGCTCAGGAAGCTACCTGCAGTACAACGCTCTCAAAGCCAATCGTCCCATTCTGCCCAAACCCGTTCAGCTGACAGTTACTGATCCTCCAGCTTCCCCAGTGGCCGGCCAGTCTGTGCCAAAGGAGACCCTGACGGGCCGCTGTGATGCCTGCAACATCTCTTTTGAATCCCGGGCTGCAGCAAGAGACCACGTCTTCTCCCCACGTCATCTGAAAACCCTGAGAACCACTAACTTTGGTCAGCCGCCGACGCTCGTCAACAAGAACGGAACCGCTAACAGCGGACCTGGCAGCACTGTGCCGAGCCCGCAGGTCTCTCATTCCACTCAAGTAACCAGCTCTGGTGCTGGTTCTGGAGGGGATATGATTATTGAGTCGCCTCCACCGACGGCCACCAGCAACAGTTAA